One Oncorhynchus nerka isolate Pitt River linkage group LG5, Oner_Uvic_2.0, whole genome shotgun sequence genomic window carries:
- the LOC135571814 gene encoding uncharacterized protein C7orf57-like isoform X2 translates to MLTALANHPYRGLHSHRHTNCLILESSSAKMSAAPNHRRTKPGGVKTGYPGQAPSNGVTGPTSQIPGLCQEATEGALEARTSGRRVGIFDSDSDYVKLAKGGGQKGLLWHEDNKEEARPNKSYNSPDWFSAESQSGSKAASPDDCQGYGKRQPLAAPFGTDDISAWERESDSYKEKNPTVTDASSQMENMSLSQGGYMEINKYKKTSVEKKTAPVSMSKLLSFGYIEDEKKSTNEDDCSSVTSEQTSTIAPEDEDLE, encoded by the exons ATGCTAACCGCATTAGCTAACCATCCATATCGAGGTCTCCACTCTCACCGGCACACGAATTGT CTAATTCTGGAATCATCATCAGCCAAAATGAGTGCTGCTCCCAACCACAGACGGACCAAGCCTGGTG GCGTGAAGACAGGCTACCCAGGCCAAGCTCCCTCCAACGGGGTTACGGGACCCACTTCCCAGATCCCCGGGCTGTGCCAGGAAGCCACTGAGGGTGCTCTTGAGGCCAGGACCAGCGGAAGGCGTGTGGGAATATTCGACTCCGACTCCGACTATGTCAAACTTGCCAAAGGAGGGGGACAGAAGG GTTTACTGTGGCATGAGGACAACAAGGAGGAGGCTAGGCCTAATAAATCCTACAACTCGCCTGATTGGTTCTCAGCTGAATCTCAGAG CGGAAGTAAAGCAGCATCCCCTGATGATTGTCAAGGATACGGCAAAAGGCAACCTCTAGCTGCTCCCTTCGGTACTGATGATATTTCAGCCTGGGAAAGGGAGAGTGATAGCTATAAAGAGAAG AACCCCACAGTCACTGATGCGTCCAGCCAAATGGAGAACATGTCTCTAAGCCAAGGTGGTTATATGGAGATCAACAAATACAAGAAGAC GTCCGTTGAGAAGAAAACTGCTCCTGTGAGCATGTCCAAGCTGCTGAGCTTTGGCTACATAGAGGATGAGAAGAAGTCCACCAACGAGGATGACTGCTCAA
- the LOC135571814 gene encoding uncharacterized protein C7orf57 homolog isoform X1, translated as MLTALANHPYRGLHSHRHTNCLILESSSAKMSAAPNHRRTKPGGVKTGYPGQAPSNGVTGPTSQIPGLCQEATEGALEARTSGRRVGIFDSDSDYVKLAKGGGQKGLLWHEDNKEEARPNKSYNSPDWFSAESQSGSKAASPDDCQGYGKRQPLAAPFGTDDISAWERESDSYKEKNPTVTDASSQMENMSLSQGGYMEINKYKKTQSDFTMDRSVEKKTAPVSMSKLLSFGYIEDEKKSTNEDDCSSVTSEQTSTIAPEDEDLE; from the exons ATGCTAACCGCATTAGCTAACCATCCATATCGAGGTCTCCACTCTCACCGGCACACGAATTGT CTAATTCTGGAATCATCATCAGCCAAAATGAGTGCTGCTCCCAACCACAGACGGACCAAGCCTGGTG GCGTGAAGACAGGCTACCCAGGCCAAGCTCCCTCCAACGGGGTTACGGGACCCACTTCCCAGATCCCCGGGCTGTGCCAGGAAGCCACTGAGGGTGCTCTTGAGGCCAGGACCAGCGGAAGGCGTGTGGGAATATTCGACTCCGACTCCGACTATGTCAAACTTGCCAAAGGAGGGGGACAGAAGG GTTTACTGTGGCATGAGGACAACAAGGAGGAGGCTAGGCCTAATAAATCCTACAACTCGCCTGATTGGTTCTCAGCTGAATCTCAGAG CGGAAGTAAAGCAGCATCCCCTGATGATTGTCAAGGATACGGCAAAAGGCAACCTCTAGCTGCTCCCTTCGGTACTGATGATATTTCAGCCTGGGAAAGGGAGAGTGATAGCTATAAAGAGAAG AACCCCACAGTCACTGATGCGTCCAGCCAAATGGAGAACATGTCTCTAAGCCAAGGTGGTTATATGGAGATCAACAAATACAAGAAGAC TCAAAGTGATTTTACTATGGACAGGTCCGTTGAGAAGAAAACTGCTCCTGTGAGCATGTCCAAGCTGCTGAGCTTTGGCTACATAGAGGATGAGAAGAAGTCCACCAACGAGGATGACTGCTCAA
- the LOC115129712 gene encoding four and a half LIM domains protein 2-like, with product MAERYDCHYCKESLFGRKYVLREENPYCVKCYENLYSNSCEECKKSIGCSSRDLSYKDRHWHDDCFHCFKCSRSLVDKPFSTKDDQLLCTECYSNEYSSKCHECKKTIMPGSKKMEHKGNSWHETCFTCQHCQQPIGTKNFIHKDNSNYCVPCYEKQFAMQCIQCKKPITTGGVTYRDQPWHKDCFLCTGCKQQLSGQRFTSRDDFAYCLNCFCNLYAKKCATCTSPISGLGGSKYISFEERQWHNNCFNCKKCSISLVGRGFLTARDEIMCPECGKYV from the exons ATGGCGGAACGCTACGACTGCCATTACTGCAAGGAGTCCCTGTTTGGGAGGAAGTATGTGCTCAGGGAAGAGAACCCCTACTGTGTGAAGTGCTACGAGAACCTGTACTCTAACTCCTGTGAAGAGTGCAAGAAGTCCATTGGCTGCAGCAGCAGG GACCTGTCCTACAAGGACCGCCACTGGCATGATGACTGCTTCCACTGCTTTAAGTGTAGCCGCTCACTGGTGGACAAGCCCTTCTCCACCAAGGACGACCAGCTGCTCTGCACCGAGTGCTACTCCAACGAGTACTCCTCCAAGTGCCACGAGTGCAAGAAGACCATCATGCCAG GCTCCAAGAAGATGGAGCATAAGGGCAACAGCTGGCATGAGACCTGCTTTACTTGCCAGCACTGCCAGCAGCCAATCGGCACCAAGAACTTCATCCATAAGGACAACAGTAACTACTGCGTGCCCTGTTACGAGAAGCAGTTTGCCATGCAGTGTATCCAATGCAAGAAG CCAATCACCACAGGCGGGGTGACCTATCGCGATCAGCCGTGGCATAAGGACTGCTTCCTGTGCACCGGTTGTAAGCAGCAGCTGTCTGGCCAGCGGTTCACCTCTCGGGACGACTTTGCCTACTGCCTGAACTGCTTCTGCAACCTGTATGCCAAGAAGTGTGCCACCTGCACCAGCCCTATCAGTG GTCTGGGTGGCAGCAAGTACATCTCGTTTGAAGAGCGCCAGTGGCACAACAACTGCTTCAACTGCAAGAAGTGCTCCATCTCCCTGGTGGGAAGGGGCTTTCTGACGGCCCGCGATGAGATCATGTGTCCTGAGTGTGGCAAATACGTCTAA